Proteins from a genomic interval of Pectinophora gossypiella chromosome 28, ilPecGoss1.1, whole genome shotgun sequence:
- the LOC126379069 gene encoding uncharacterized protein LOC126379069, whose protein sequence is MSSKKDIDEAYERLKQIGENTVANLVQWMKDSKILQMVDKSEKEATEMFKEVHAQQKVTKEQFDEVLKKMAESHKDVLERMTAMLAKEGPRIVNAMQAAAKAFEDKMKPPPQEAKSDCVIS, encoded by the exons ATGAGCTCAAAGAAAGATATTGACGAAGCTTATGAAAGATTGAAACAAATTGGTGAAAATACGGTTGCTAACCTCGTCCAATGGATGAAAGACT CGAAAATTCTACAAATGGTGGACAAATCCGAAAAGGAAGCCACGGAGATGTTTAAAGAGGTCCACGCGCAACAGAAAGTTACTAAAGAACAATTCGAT gaaGTCTTAAAGAAAATGGCTGAATCTCACAAGGATGTCTTAGAGCGAATGACGGCTATGCTAGCGAAGGAAGGCCCTAGGATTGTTAATGCGATGCAAGCAGCAGctaag gctTTCGAAGACAAGATGAAGCCTCCGCCGCAAGAGGCGAAGTCAGACTGCGTCATCAGCTGA
- the LOC126379283 gene encoding transcription factor ETV7 isoform X1, which translates to MTYQTCLFEMPTARVPPAGTCWDPDLKLLADDDLPLDPRTWGRAEVARWVSKRGGLPERFPMNGKALCLMSRDMFAARVPHSGHQLHQDFRRRLAKALALQELIEKLTSKSVQ; encoded by the exons atg ACCTATCAAACCTGCCTCTTTGAGATGCCGACGGCCCGAGTGCCGCCCGCTGGGACCTGCTGGGACCCGGACCTCAAGCTGCTCGCTGATGATGACCTGCCTCTAG ACCCTCGCACGTGGGGACGCGCGGAGGTTGCACGCTGGGTGTCCAAGCGGGGTGGGCTGCCGGAGCGGTTCCCCATGAACGGGAAGGCCCTCTGTCTTATGTCACGTGACATGTTCGCCGCGAGAGTGCCTCACAGCGGACACCAGCTGCAtcag GACTTCCGGAGAAGACTCGCGAAGGCGTTAGCTCTTCAGGAGCTGATAGAGAAGCTTACATCAAAATCAGTCCAGTAG
- the LOC126379283 gene encoding transcription factor ETV7 isoform X2, translated as MPTARVPPAGTCWDPDLKLLADDDLPLDPRTWGRAEVARWVSKRGGLPERFPMNGKALCLMSRDMFAARVPHSGHQLHQDFRRRLAKALALQELIEKLTSKSVQ; from the exons ATGCCGACGGCCCGAGTGCCGCCCGCTGGGACCTGCTGGGACCCGGACCTCAAGCTGCTCGCTGATGATGACCTGCCTCTAG ACCCTCGCACGTGGGGACGCGCGGAGGTTGCACGCTGGGTGTCCAAGCGGGGTGGGCTGCCGGAGCGGTTCCCCATGAACGGGAAGGCCCTCTGTCTTATGTCACGTGACATGTTCGCCGCGAGAGTGCCTCACAGCGGACACCAGCTGCAtcag GACTTCCGGAGAAGACTCGCGAAGGCGTTAGCTCTTCAGGAGCTGATAGAGAAGCTTACATCAAAATCAGTCCAGTAG
- the LOC126379070 gene encoding uncharacterized protein LOC126379070, translating to MFGSATGEIDLNKFKDTLNKLNLGPALQRALSLNVMKDEAEKMKSSNTAEQGAENSNAGNTVAKTSEKINSSNPLDAAFEKLKRDGKNTVDNLIQWMKDSKIITSQELETKARAMFDGAADKTNVELDKFKEVVENMTAGTKIKLDGLANTLLTQAPRFLGAFGAATSAFKDAFEKS from the exons ATGTTCGGATCAGCGACAGGAGAAATAGACTTAAACAAGTTTAAAGACACTTTAAACAAACTTAATTTAGGCCCGGCCTTGCAGCGCGCGCTGTCTC TAAACGTCATGAAAGATGAAGCTGAAAAAATGAAGTCTAGCAACACTGCAGAACAAGGGGCTGAAAATTCAAACGCTGGTAACACTGTAGCGAAAACGtcagaaaaaataaacagttcaAATCCGTTGGATGCTGCGTTTGAGAAATTGAAACGCGATGGAAAGAATACGGTCGATAACCTCATACAATGGATGAAAGATT CAAAAATAATCACCAGTCAGGAACTGGAAACCAAAGCCAGGGCGATGTTCGACGGAGCTGCAGACAAAACGAATGTAGAACTCGACAAATTCAAAGAAGTGGTCGAAAACATGACAGCCGGTACTAAAattaaa TTAGACGGGCTAGCTAACACATTGCTGACACAAGCACCAAGGTTCCTCGGCGCGTTTGGAGCCGCCACCAGCGCTTTCAAAGACGCCTTCGAGAAGAGTTGA